One segment of Niabella beijingensis DNA contains the following:
- a CDS encoding LIC11966 family surface protein: MRKICFAFLSVIVLASCGGGQKQAVEYNNGLVMIQRELAMKINQTEQQVATSTDSSSAVAALTDAVNYLGTEQKKLDDLKFSGDDFGMKAALSKAFAFMKKTYSDDYRKILSLRFSQDPAAAQKIAEAAKTIQQEGVGLDKKFLEAQQQFAKKHNIMLLQK, translated from the coding sequence ATGAGAAAAATATGCTTCGCCTTTTTAAGTGTTATCGTGCTGGCTTCCTGCGGAGGCGGCCAGAAACAGGCTGTTGAATACAACAATGGTCTGGTGATGATCCAAAGAGAACTGGCTATGAAAATAAACCAGACAGAACAGCAGGTGGCCACTTCCACCGACAGCAGCAGCGCCGTTGCTGCATTGACGGATGCCGTAAACTATCTTGGCACAGAGCAAAAGAAGCTGGATGACCTTAAATTCAGCGGAGATGATTTTGGCATGAAGGCAGCACTTTCAAAAGCCTTTGCCTTTATGAAAAAGACCTACTCGGATGATTACAGAAAGATCCTTTCCCTGCGGTTCAGCCAGGATCCGGCAGCAGCCCAAAAAATAGCGGAAGCAGCAAAGACCATTCAGCAGGAAGGTGTGGGTCTCGACAAAAAATTCCTCGAGGCACAGCAGCAATTTGCGAAAAAACACAACATCATGTTATTGCAGAAATAA
- a CDS encoding tetratricopeptide repeat protein, with translation MHKQIIFSILCLIPVIVPAQASYNRDRLQQFFQNQEYEQSLAYLKTVPAPDNEQYLFDLGYACYMNEDFKQARSVFTALYQKNGSLPAPQIYLASIHNMNREPDSALFYYKNLTRLFPEQYKYWQAAAAAWYLLKKNDSAIACIRKSYELKPTAGKVVYDYCTYLSGAKQKNQAEQLIDQFLRFDTTYAPIIGKKVNLSFTAGRYSEAVAWGERLRSRDVAPAELLSSYINLLFSYLNLKRPDSVISVYNWLLLQDANNESAAYGAALAFAMKKEYAVSDSLLTECIGFNIQEMAATYYRAKAGNAVAVQNYTRAVALYDTSYYLFKDLLDLYQAGSVLHRFLKNNTRATAYYKRFLQVCPHPKTDEEATITRYIKEFLSPQKK, from the coding sequence ATGCATAAACAAATCATTTTCAGCATCCTGTGTCTAATACCGGTTATTGTTCCTGCCCAGGCTTCCTATAACCGCGACCGCCTGCAACAATTTTTCCAGAACCAGGAATATGAACAATCGTTAGCGTATTTAAAGACGGTCCCTGCACCGGATAACGAGCAATACCTGTTTGACCTGGGCTATGCCTGCTATATGAACGAGGATTTTAAACAGGCCCGATCTGTTTTTACCGCCCTTTATCAAAAAAACGGCAGCCTGCCGGCACCACAGATCTATCTCGCATCCATCCATAATATGAACAGGGAGCCGGACAGCGCACTTTTCTACTATAAGAACCTGACCCGCCTGTTTCCGGAACAATACAAATACTGGCAGGCGGCAGCAGCAGCCTGGTATTTGCTGAAAAAAAACGACTCGGCCATTGCCTGCATCCGGAAAAGCTATGAACTGAAACCAACAGCCGGAAAAGTGGTATACGATTATTGCACCTACCTCAGCGGAGCAAAGCAAAAGAACCAGGCAGAGCAGCTTATCGACCAATTCCTCCGGTTTGATACCACTTATGCTCCCATCATCGGGAAAAAAGTAAACCTGAGTTTTACCGCTGGACGCTATAGCGAAGCCGTTGCCTGGGGTGAACGACTGCGGAGCCGCGATGTGGCGCCTGCTGAACTTCTGTCATCCTATATCAACCTTCTTTTCAGCTACCTGAATTTAAAACGACCGGATAGTGTGATAAGTGTGTACAACTGGCTGCTGTTACAGGATGCAAATAATGAGTCGGCTGCATATGGTGCTGCGCTTGCGTTTGCCATGAAGAAAGAATATGCCGTCAGCGATTCGCTGCTTACCGAATGCATCGGCTTCAACATCCAGGAGATGGCGGCTACCTATTACCGGGCAAAGGCCGGCAATGCCGTTGCCGTGCAAAACTATACCCGGGCTGTTGCATTGTATGATACTTCTTATTATCTCTTTAAAGATCTGCTGGACCTGTACCAGGCGGGCAGCGTATTGCACCGCTTCTTAAAAAACAATACCCGGGCTACCGCTTACTATAAAAGATTTTTGCAGGTCTGCCCTCATCCCAAAACCGATGAGGAGGCCACCATTACGCGTTACATTAAAGAATTTTTAAGCCCTCAAAAAAAATAA
- a CDS encoding glycoside hydrolase family 28 protein, with amino-acid sequence MLKYSIFFLLILVGTYPNAQSDWKLPEVREPRFGNAVYPITDFGAVPDGFFLNTKSIQDAIDACSGKGGGTVQVPAGLWLTGPLVLKSAVNLNLAAGATLLFTKDKSRYPLVKANWEGFPQMRNQAPISAENATDIAITGKGIIDGNGDAWRAVKKDKLTESQWMKRVASGGVLSTDGRLWMPSESYAKGEALKDPGRISPDKDAAFYASVKDFFRPNLLVLTSCDGVLLEGVTFQNSPAWCLHPLMSRNITVRDLSVKNPWYAQNGDGIDLESCSNVLIENSVFDVGDDALCMKSGRDADGRQRGMPTKDVIIRNCTVYASHGGFVVGSEMSGGVNNVYVSNCSFIGSDIGLRFKTTRGRGGVVEHIFIKDIYMKDIPGDAILFDMYYMAKDPVPLEGEKRTLPKVERLPVNETTPQFRNIEISNVYVNGAEKAVFLRGLPEMPVRGIRIRNAVFQSKKGIDIQEAADIRFQNVKVYTAVTQPVIDVINGKQIQFDRLDYGRKAELLLRISGSNNDGLQFRNTSYKEAEKKLEASLGATEAVVSFK; translated from the coding sequence ATGTTGAAATATAGTATCTTCTTTTTGTTGATTTTGGTCGGAACATATCCGAATGCCCAGTCTGACTGGAAGTTGCCGGAGGTGCGGGAGCCCCGGTTTGGCAATGCTGTTTATCCCATCACTGATTTCGGAGCTGTTCCCGATGGCTTTTTTTTAAATACAAAAAGCATCCAGGACGCCATTGATGCCTGCTCAGGTAAGGGAGGGGGAACGGTACAGGTGCCGGCAGGCCTCTGGCTTACCGGTCCGCTGGTATTAAAGTCGGCGGTAAACCTGAACCTTGCAGCAGGGGCAACGCTTTTGTTTACAAAGGATAAGTCCCGTTATCCGCTGGTAAAAGCCAATTGGGAAGGGTTCCCCCAGATGCGGAACCAGGCGCCGATCTCTGCAGAAAATGCCACGGATATCGCGATAACCGGAAAAGGGATCATCGACGGCAACGGAGATGCCTGGCGCGCGGTAAAAAAAGATAAACTGACCGAATCGCAATGGATGAAACGGGTAGCGTCCGGTGGTGTGCTGAGTACCGACGGACGTCTTTGGATGCCTTCGGAAAGTTATGCGAAAGGGGAAGCATTAAAAGACCCGGGACGTATTTCACCGGATAAGGATGCCGCGTTTTATGCGTCGGTAAAAGATTTTTTCCGTCCCAACCTGCTCGTGCTCACTTCCTGTGATGGCGTGTTACTGGAAGGGGTAACCTTTCAGAATTCGCCCGCCTGGTGCCTGCATCCCCTGATGAGCAGGAATATTACCGTGCGGGACCTGTCTGTTAAAAACCCCTGGTATGCGCAGAACGGGGATGGCATCGACCTGGAGAGCTGCAGCAATGTGCTGATCGAAAACAGCGTGTTCGATGTAGGAGATGATGCGCTTTGTATGAAAAGCGGCCGGGATGCCGACGGGCGCCAGCGGGGGATGCCGACGAAAGATGTGATCATCCGCAACTGCACGGTGTATGCATCTCACGGAGGATTTGTAGTAGGCAGCGAAATGAGCGGAGGCGTTAACAATGTATATGTAAGCAATTGTAGTTTTATCGGTTCGGATATCGGATTGCGGTTTAAAACGACCAGGGGAAGAGGTGGTGTTGTGGAGCATATTTTTATCAAGGATATTTACATGAAGGATATACCCGGTGACGCCATCCTGTTTGATATGTATTATATGGCGAAGGACCCCGTTCCGCTTGAAGGAGAGAAAAGGACCCTTCCCAAAGTAGAGCGGCTGCCGGTAAACGAAACCACCCCGCAGTTCCGTAATATTGAGATCAGCAATGTTTATGTGAACGGGGCGGAAAAGGCGGTGTTTTTACGGGGACTTCCGGAGATGCCGGTACGCGGTATCCGCATTCGTAATGCCGTATTCCAGTCAAAAAAAGGAATAGACATTCAGGAAGCGGCGGATATCCGGTTTCAGAATGTAAAAGTTTATACAGCCGTTACACAACCGGTGATCGATGTGATCAACGGGAAGCAGATACAATTTGACCGGCTGGATTATGGCAGGAAAGCGGAACTGCTGCTTCGCATAAGCGGCAGCAATAACGATGGGCTGCAGTTCCGGAATACCAGTTACAAGGAAGCCGAAAAAAAACTGGAAGCATCGCTGGGCGCTACGGAGGCAGTTGTTTCTTTTAAATAA
- a CDS encoding glycoside hydrolase family 88 protein — protein MKRFFLIALMGLVFQSAVNAQPYSQQLALTAMHIWPDSFSVVPGRPARWSYDQGVILKGIEGIWLATGDPRWFSYIQHSMDYYVQEDGSIKDYQADTYNIDHVNNGKLLLTLFRVTGKEKYKKAVLKLREQLNTHPRTHEGGFWHKKVYPWQMWLDGLYMGQPFYAEYASVFGVDSIFNDVTRQFVLMEKNARDPKTGLLYHGYDETRQEQWANRQTGVSPHFWGRALGWYGMALVDALDYFPEDHPGKKELIAILNRLAAAVIKVQDKKTGMWYDIVDLPERSPNYTESSATAMLAYTLAKGARKGYIADTYREAAKKAFDGLVKYKLTKKDGMLCLDGTVSVSGLGGKPYRDGSFEYYMKEKVVQNDPKGMGAFILAANEIEMIPGLAAGAGKTILLDNYFNNEWRKGAGGQQERWHYTWNDRSNGGYSFLGNLFERQGAKLQTLTAAPSAAGLRQASVYIIVDPDTDKETARPNYMNNGQHAAQIAEWVKNGGVLALLANDAGNCDLEHFNILAEKFGIRFNKDNLLMVKNNNYEMGRVNIPAGNIIFKNAKNVYLKEISSLNLYKNASSVLKSNDVTVMAVARYGKGTIFALGDPWIYNEYVDGRKLPLQYENVKAAEDWVTWLLKTAVKK, from the coding sequence ATGAAAAGATTTTTTTTAATAGCGTTGATGGGGCTGGTGTTTCAGTCTGCTGTAAACGCCCAACCCTATTCGCAGCAATTGGCGCTTACGGCCATGCACATCTGGCCCGACTCTTTTTCGGTAGTTCCCGGGCGGCCCGCCAGATGGAGCTATGATCAGGGGGTTATCTTAAAAGGGATCGAAGGCATCTGGCTGGCTACCGGCGATCCGCGTTGGTTCAGTTATATCCAGCACAGTATGGATTATTATGTGCAGGAGGACGGAAGCATTAAAGATTACCAGGCCGATACCTATAACATCGACCATGTCAACAACGGAAAATTATTATTGACCCTTTTTCGGGTGACCGGAAAAGAAAAATATAAAAAAGCTGTACTAAAGTTAAGAGAACAATTAAACACCCACCCTCGCACGCATGAGGGTGGGTTTTGGCACAAAAAAGTGTATCCCTGGCAGATGTGGCTGGATGGTCTTTATATGGGCCAGCCGTTTTATGCAGAATATGCATCGGTTTTTGGAGTGGATTCCATTTTCAATGATGTGACCCGTCAGTTTGTGTTAATGGAAAAGAATGCACGTGATCCCAAAACAGGACTGCTGTATCATGGGTATGACGAAACCCGGCAAGAGCAATGGGCCAACCGTCAAACAGGGGTATCCCCGCATTTTTGGGGACGGGCACTGGGCTGGTACGGAATGGCACTGGTGGATGCATTGGATTATTTTCCTGAAGATCATCCCGGGAAAAAAGAACTGATCGCCATCCTGAACCGGCTGGCTGCAGCAGTAATAAAAGTGCAGGATAAAAAGACCGGCATGTGGTATGATATCGTGGATCTTCCGGAACGTTCGCCCAACTATACAGAATCCTCGGCAACAGCTATGCTGGCCTATACATTGGCAAAGGGCGCCCGGAAGGGTTATATCGCGGACACGTACCGGGAGGCAGCAAAAAAAGCATTTGACGGGCTGGTAAAATACAAGTTGACGAAGAAGGACGGAATGCTTTGTTTGGATGGTACGGTTTCGGTTTCCGGTCTTGGAGGGAAGCCTTACCGCGATGGGAGCTTCGAATATTACATGAAGGAAAAAGTGGTACAGAACGATCCCAAGGGCATGGGCGCTTTTATCCTGGCGGCTAATGAAATCGAGATGATACCCGGGCTCGCCGCGGGGGCAGGAAAAACAATTCTGCTCGATAACTATTTCAATAATGAATGGCGTAAAGGTGCCGGCGGACAGCAGGAGCGCTGGCACTATACCTGGAACGACCGTTCCAATGGCGGCTACTCCTTTTTGGGCAACCTGTTTGAACGCCAGGGCGCAAAACTTCAGACACTGACCGCAGCCCCTTCTGCCGCCGGCCTGCGCCAGGCATCGGTTTACATTATTGTGGATCCTGATACCGATAAAGAAACCGCCCGCCCAAATTATATGAACAACGGGCAGCATGCCGCGCAGATAGCGGAATGGGTAAAGAACGGAGGCGTATTGGCACTGCTGGCCAATGATGCCGGCAACTGCGACCTGGAACACTTTAACATCCTTGCGGAAAAGTTCGGTATCCGGTTCAACAAGGATAATCTGCTTATGGTTAAGAACAATAATTATGAGATGGGGCGTGTAAACATACCCGCAGGTAATATAATTTTTAAAAATGCCAAAAATGTTTATCTAAAAGAAATAAGTTCTTTGAATCTTTACAAAAATGCATCATCCGTGTTAAAATCAAACGATGTAACTGTGATGGCGGTAGCCCGGTACGGCAAAGGAACTATATTCGCCCTGGGAGATCCCTGGATTTACAATGAGTATGTAGATGGCAGGAAGCTCCCGCTGCAATATGAGAATGTAAAGGCGGCTGAAGATTGGGTGACCTGGCTTTTAAAAACGGCAGTAAAAAAATAA
- a CDS encoding tagaturonate reductase translates to MQLSKATLTSLKQDPALVVPTPAQLELPEKVLQFGTGVLLRGLPDYFIDKANREQLFNGRIVVVKSTDTGGADAFETQNGLYTICVRGLEDGKEINEYIVNSSISRVLSAKTQWQQILEFAKSPELEVVISNTTEVGIVMSEDRITDEPPASFPGKLLAVLYERFKTFGGAADKGLVIVPTELIIENGRKLKEIVLQLAEQNQLEAAFINWINDANSFCNSLVDRIVPGKLGGSDLEQTAAWLGYTDELMIMSEVFRLWAIEADSPRVSEVLSFAQADPGVVIAPDIEKFRELKLRLLNGTHTLSCGLAYLAGFETVKEAMGDAAFNGFVTKLSKDELATGVTGVKITYEEACRFADSVIERFKNPFLDHKWLSISFAYTSKMLMRDVPLIKNFYSKAQQGPSAIALGFAAYLLFMKSEKEGTQYTGTVNGKTYVLNDDKAGILSQKWQESATTDDLVQRVLEDTGLWNEDLTHIPGFAADVKEQLNRLTESGAQTALKKLIKG, encoded by the coding sequence ATGCAATTATCTAAAGCAACACTAACATCTTTAAAACAGGACCCGGCGCTGGTGGTTCCCACGCCGGCGCAGCTGGAGCTTCCGGAGAAGGTCCTCCAATTTGGAACCGGCGTATTATTACGGGGACTGCCCGATTATTTTATTGATAAAGCAAACAGGGAGCAGCTATTTAACGGAAGGATCGTGGTGGTGAAATCCACAGATACCGGCGGAGCCGATGCCTTTGAGACACAGAATGGATTGTATACGATCTGTGTAAGAGGGCTTGAAGATGGAAAGGAAATCAATGAATACATCGTCAACAGCTCCATCAGCCGGGTGCTGTCTGCCAAAACACAGTGGCAGCAGATCCTGGAATTTGCAAAAAGCCCGGAACTGGAAGTAGTGATATCCAATACTACGGAAGTAGGGATTGTAATGAGTGAGGACAGAATTACGGATGAACCACCGGCATCCTTTCCCGGAAAATTACTGGCGGTATTGTACGAGCGGTTTAAGACGTTCGGGGGAGCCGCGGATAAGGGACTGGTGATTGTGCCCACAGAACTGATTATTGAGAACGGGCGTAAACTGAAAGAGATCGTGCTGCAGTTGGCAGAACAGAATCAGCTGGAAGCTGCTTTTATCAATTGGATAAACGACGCGAATTCTTTCTGCAATTCTTTAGTGGACCGGATCGTTCCCGGTAAACTGGGCGGCAGTGATCTGGAGCAGACGGCTGCCTGGCTGGGGTATACCGACGAACTGATGATCATGAGCGAAGTATTCCGCCTCTGGGCCATTGAAGCCGACAGCCCCCGGGTATCGGAGGTTTTGTCCTTTGCACAGGCGGACCCCGGCGTCGTTATAGCACCGGATATTGAAAAGTTCCGGGAATTAAAATTACGGTTGCTGAACGGTACGCATACATTGTCTTGCGGCCTGGCTTATCTGGCGGGTTTTGAAACGGTGAAAGAAGCTATGGGCGATGCAGCGTTTAATGGATTTGTTACAAAGCTTTCCAAAGACGAATTAGCTACCGGTGTTACAGGGGTTAAGATCACTTATGAGGAAGCCTGCAGGTTTGCCGACTCGGTGATCGAGCGGTTTAAAAACCCTTTTTTAGATCATAAATGGTTGAGCATTAGTTTTGCGTACACATCGAAAATGCTGATGCGCGATGTACCGTTGATTAAGAATTTTTACAGCAAAGCACAGCAGGGGCCGTCTGCAATAGCGCTGGGATTTGCCGCCTACCTGCTTTTTATGAAAAGCGAAAAAGAGGGAACACAGTATACCGGAACGGTCAATGGAAAAACGTATGTGCTGAATGATGACAAAGCAGGTATTCTTTCGCAGAAATGGCAGGAGTCAGCAACTACGGATGACCTGGTACAACGCGTTTTGGAAGATACCGGCTTGTGGAATGAAGACCTGACACACATTCCGGGCTTTGCGGCAGATGTAAAAGAGCAATTGAATCGTTTAACAGAAAGCGGAGCGCAAACCGCTTTAAAAAAATTAATAAAGGGATAA
- a CDS encoding UxaA family hydrolase produces MAEIVLKVHPKDNVIVALKDLKKGQVVQYGGEDFELQDDIQAKHKFFTHDLQTGDEIIMYGVLVGKAQEFIPKGGRMTTTNTKHAADPFEYRPYHYQWTAPDVSKFKDRTFNGYHRSDGRVGTANYWLFMPTVFCENRNLDVIREALHNELGYAVTDKYKRYAHHLVEAFKNNEDLSSVTLNALPEGEDRKGTRLFKNIDGIKFLNHQGGCGGTRQDAGVLSKLLAAYADHPNVAGITILSLGCQNLQTKQLLEDIKQRNPSFDKPVLVFEQQQSQSEEQLVSDAIRKTFEGLIEANKMERSPAPLTALTVGVKCGGSDGFSGISANPAVGYTSDLLAALGAKILLAEFPELCGAEQQLIDRTIDEAAARKFIHLMTTYNDQALSVGSGFFMNPSPGNIKDGLITDAIKSTGAAKKGGTSPVVDVLDYTEPATKPGLSLVCTPGNDVEATTGKAASGATLILFTTGLGTPTGNPVCPTVKIATNTALTKRMGDIIDINAGGIIDGEKTIEQMGEEILEYCIKAASGEVIPKAVQLNQDDFIPWKRGVSL; encoded by the coding sequence ATGGCGGAGATCGTTTTAAAGGTTCATCCAAAGGATAATGTTATTGTAGCGCTTAAAGATCTGAAAAAAGGTCAGGTGGTTCAATACGGCGGCGAGGACTTTGAATTACAGGATGACATTCAGGCAAAACATAAATTTTTCACACATGACCTACAGACGGGTGATGAAATCATCATGTACGGTGTATTGGTGGGCAAGGCACAGGAATTTATTCCGAAGGGCGGACGCATGACCACCACGAACACAAAGCATGCGGCAGATCCTTTTGAATACCGGCCCTATCACTACCAGTGGACGGCTCCGGATGTTTCTAAATTCAAAGACCGGACCTTTAACGGGTATCACCGCAGCGACGGAAGAGTGGGAACCGCCAATTACTGGCTGTTTATGCCCACCGTTTTTTGTGAGAACCGCAACCTGGATGTGATCCGGGAAGCACTGCACAATGAACTTGGTTATGCGGTAACCGATAAATACAAAAGGTATGCCCATCATCTGGTGGAAGCATTTAAAAATAACGAAGATCTTTCCAGTGTAACGTTAAATGCACTTCCGGAAGGTGAAGACCGCAAAGGGACGCGGTTGTTTAAAAATATCGATGGTATTAAATTCTTGAACCACCAGGGTGGTTGCGGGGGTACCCGGCAGGACGCCGGTGTTCTAAGTAAGCTGCTGGCCGCTTATGCAGACCATCCGAATGTAGCGGGGATCACCATTCTCAGCCTGGGATGCCAGAACCTGCAGACAAAACAATTACTGGAAGATATTAAACAACGAAATCCTTCTTTCGATAAACCCGTCCTGGTGTTTGAACAACAACAATCGCAAAGTGAAGAACAACTGGTGTCAGACGCCATCCGGAAAACATTTGAAGGATTAATCGAAGCCAATAAAATGGAGCGCAGTCCGGCTCCCCTGACGGCACTTACGGTAGGGGTGAAGTGCGGCGGAAGCGATGGCTTTAGCGGCATCAGCGCCAATCCTGCTGTAGGATATACCAGCGACCTGCTGGCGGCATTGGGAGCAAAGATCCTGCTGGCTGAATTCCCGGAATTGTGCGGAGCAGAACAGCAACTGATCGATCGTACGATCGATGAAGCGGCCGCCCGGAAATTCATTCACCTGATGACCACGTATAATGACCAGGCCCTCAGCGTTGGCTCCGGATTTTTTATGAACCCTTCTCCGGGAAATATAAAGGACGGATTGATCACAGATGCGATCAAGAGTACCGGCGCTGCTAAAAAAGGGGGTACTTCCCCTGTGGTGGATGTGCTGGATTATACAGAGCCGGCCACAAAACCGGGTCTGAGCCTGGTATGTACACCCGGTAATGATGTAGAAGCTACAACCGGTAAAGCCGCATCCGGAGCCACTTTGATCCTGTTCACCACCGGATTGGGCACGCCTACGGGTAATCCTGTTTGTCCCACTGTTAAGATCGCCACCAATACTGCTCTTACGAAAAGGATGGGAGATATAATTGATATCAATGCGGGAGGCATCATTGATGGCGAAAAAACCATCGAACAAATGGGAGAGGAAATACTGGAATATTGCATAAAGGCGGCGAGCGGTGAAGTGATACCCAAAGCGGTGCAGCTGAACCAGGACGACTTTATTCCATGGAAACGGGGTGTATCACTATAA
- the uxaC gene encoding glucuronate isomerase, whose amino-acid sequence MKHFLDDNFLLDTKTAEQLYHEYAKKMPIIDYHCHLPPQQIAEDARFKNITQAWLYGDHYKWRAMRTNGINEAFITGSASDEEKFLKWAETVPYTMRNPLYHWTHLELQRYFDVQEALDGSNGARIYETTSSKISSPDYSVRSLLRKMNVKVVCTTDDPVDSLEFHKTIKADGFEIPVLPAFRPDNAMNVSSPETFAAYVARLEAASDTEIKNLDTFLQALKSRHDFFAEMGCSVSDHGLEYIQAADYTEAAVRVLFDKILKGTALSPEEQEQFRSAMLVWFAEWDHEKGWVQQYHLGALRNNNTRLLEKLGPDTGWDSIGDFTQGRSLSKFLNGLDKNDRLAKTILYNLNPSDNELFATMTGNFNDGTVAGKVQWGSGWWFLDQKDGMIDQMNTLSNMGLISRFVGMLTDSRSFLSFPRHEYFRRILCNLFGNDIENGELPADINWIGKIIEDICFNNANAYFGFNVK is encoded by the coding sequence GTGAAACATTTTTTAGACGACAATTTTTTACTGGATACAAAAACGGCAGAACAGCTGTATCATGAATACGCTAAAAAGATGCCGATCATCGATTATCATTGCCACCTGCCGCCGCAGCAGATAGCAGAGGATGCCCGGTTTAAGAACATCACACAGGCATGGCTGTATGGCGATCATTATAAATGGCGTGCCATGCGTACCAACGGTATAAATGAAGCTTTTATTACCGGAAGCGCATCTGATGAGGAGAAATTTTTAAAATGGGCCGAAACAGTGCCTTATACCATGCGGAATCCCCTGTATCACTGGACCCACCTGGAGTTGCAGCGGTATTTCGATGTACAGGAAGCGTTGGATGGCAGCAATGGAGCCCGCATTTATGAAACTACTTCGTCAAAGATCAGCAGCCCCGATTATAGTGTAAGAAGCCTGCTGCGTAAAATGAATGTAAAGGTGGTTTGTACCACGGATGATCCCGTGGACTCGCTGGAATTTCATAAAACGATCAAAGCAGACGGGTTTGAAATACCCGTGCTTCCTGCGTTCCGGCCGGATAATGCTATGAATGTTTCTTCACCGGAAACGTTTGCAGCCTATGTTGCCCGGCTGGAAGCAGCTTCAGATACCGAGATAAAAAACCTGGATACATTCTTACAGGCGTTGAAAAGCCGGCATGATTTCTTTGCTGAAATGGGCTGCTCCGTATCGGATCACGGGCTGGAATACATCCAGGCCGCTGATTATACCGAAGCAGCAGTACGTGTACTGTTTGACAAGATCTTAAAAGGAACAGCACTTTCGCCGGAAGAACAGGAACAGTTCCGTTCTGCAATGCTCGTTTGGTTCGCAGAATGGGATCATGAAAAAGGATGGGTACAGCAATATCATTTGGGCGCGCTGCGTAATAACAACACCCGCCTGCTGGAAAAATTAGGACCGGATACGGGATGGGACTCCATCGGTGATTTCACCCAGGGCAGGTCGTTGTCAAAATTCCTGAACGGCCTTGATAAAAACGACCGGCTGGCAAAGACCATTCTTTATAACCTCAATCCCTCCGATAATGAGCTGTTCGCCACCATGACCGGAAATTTTAACGATGGTACGGTGGCCGGTAAGGTGCAGTGGGGATCCGGATGGTGGTTCCTGGATCAGAAGGACGGTATGATCGACCAGATGAATACCCTTTCCAACATGGGACTGATCAGCCGTTTTGTTGGAATGCTGACGGATTCCAGGAGCTTTCTCTCCTTTCCGCGGCACGAATACTTCCGTAGAATACTGTGCAATTTGTTTGGAAACGATATCGAAAATGGCGAACTTCCCGCGGATATCAACTGGATCGGCAAGATCATAGAGGATATCTGTTTTAATAATGCCAATGCGTATTTTGGATTTAATGTGAAATAA
- a CDS encoding SDR family oxidoreductase codes for MSNSYFDLTGKTALVTGGNKGIGKGMALGLAKAGADIIVASRSVEAGSEIETEVKKLGRSFKHYKLDAADRNNVYEFIKQVLSENERIDILINNAGTIMRKPAAEHPDEYWDSVLAINLDTPFVLAREFGKRMIEQGSGKIIFTCSLLSFQGGINVPGYAASKGALSSLVKALANEWASKGVNVNGIAPGYIATDNTQALREDADRSKAILDRIPAGRWGTPEDFAGPAVFLASEAGSYVQGTILTVDGGWMGR; via the coding sequence ATGAGTAATTCGTATTTTGATTTAACCGGTAAAACGGCGTTAGTAACCGGAGGAAATAAAGGGATCGGAAAGGGGATGGCCCTGGGCCTGGCAAAAGCAGGTGCCGATATTATTGTAGCTTCCCGTAGTGTGGAAGCCGGATCGGAAATAGAAACTGAAGTAAAAAAACTGGGCCGCAGTTTTAAACATTATAAACTGGATGCTGCGGACAGGAACAATGTGTATGAATTCATAAAACAGGTATTGTCGGAGAATGAGCGGATCGATATCCTGATCAATAACGCCGGAACCATCATGCGGAAGCCGGCTGCGGAACACCCCGACGAATACTGGGATAGTGTACTGGCCATTAATCTGGATACGCCTTTTGTGCTTGCAAGGGAATTCGGAAAGCGCATGATCGAACAGGGATCCGGTAAGATTATTTTTACCTGCTCACTGTTGAGTTTTCAGGGTGGTATCAATGTGCCCGGATATGCGGCAAGTAAAGGCGCTTTAAGCAGTCTGGTAAAAGCACTTGCCAACGAATGGGCCTCAAAAGGTGTGAATGTAAATGGCATTGCACCCGGTTATATTGCAACAGATAATACACAGGCCCTCCGGGAAGATGCCGACCGGAGCAAAGCCATCCTGGACCGGATCCCCGCAGGACGCTGGGGAACACCTGAAGATTTTGCCGGTCCGGCTGTTTTTCTGGCATCAGAAGCAGGAAGCTATGTACAGGGTACGATCCTTACTGTTGACGGCGGCTGGATGGGCCGGTAA